A single Corticium candelabrum chromosome 12, ooCorCand1.1, whole genome shotgun sequence DNA region contains:
- the LOC134187582 gene encoding uncharacterized protein LOC134187582, with amino-acid sequence MSPRQPRSVILLIILYCHQQLCQNVDDDEPNCATLVSCPTFRDSQNINKWSEPSQCIDASTNFPRARSDHASAVYTRGPLNDSNADNNQRMVMFGGGVYGQNASDLVTFGDTWLYYPSINSWFAPEYDIHPSNRVDHTMTTLCDTKVILFGGVDTNNTVMNDTWLFNGVTETWKELQPSVRSIGITPRHFHSAVALYQPDSHCKCNRSLIVYGGRRNATGDLKYAQVADYRQLWELRCVDDSDNRDVYEWIVHERRGDGPSSRLEPSVVSFGDSTMYFWGGVRENLFKPSDVWRYELVSNNWTLITAYTFTKSSTGKITEGTVGGAQIAVPFWFKNRRVGLTTTVQSPNKQYFLDVDTGEQIVSSSFRNSTTQVVASYYLYSSVLIGRVVLVYGGYSATFGYNDRVWNLTITSDQWNFVPNPYPQKTPRARVLLPSNAVVVGDSIYLFGGLFYLTYYSELVPHDVWTFSMKSRAWYRSWVSFNPPSRMLAALGVVNDSVVVVFGGTVTDSYDDLINSSLVKSASNETWAYYTNSRRWVRLESGLYPTGRVASNFVSMPNDSLLMYGGNIPGQLPSNELWRFDLCDHYFSATMQRCDGWTRLGPNGDANEIWPSSGQYYATSKLDNSLIMFKFMKDQNNLEIWKFNMTNGKWMKRKIESVPISLLTPGFIYSTSYQRKLLVVKQNVSIPSWIQGETPLGGGVVLSYSDINPQWLTHSEGPSVGVGAMVAYRNKVIVVGLRNDNSHNTATNKLFVSVMTPRCSAGYFTKDWFANDCVICPAGEYAESGSLQCSRCPAGRTTFTTPATSVDDCQCDDTYCLNGKCHVVLNSSQSAMCQCTFGYAGTRCQINHLQFIVLGVCIAFFIVAIITALLIRKCISYKRGQVKAEEKLYEAEEELTSLRKAWSIASEEITLNESIGAGSFGTVSTAYYRDMIVVVKKLREDLILLVGEEEDFAKEVEFMQSIRHPNIVLFFGAGKDADNTPFLILEHAPRGSLRDVLNDTSIVVDKTRRVSFAFDTAKGMKFLHGLRPKRIHRDLKSSNLLVSQGWTVKIADFGTARVISTKRKIANFFSSKKRSSVRRRSTLKDDDCVELQNKRKEDLTEPLLTSNVGTVLWQAPETIGHNTRYGQPSDVYSYGIVMWEIMTRRIPYDDRPVTFVHQLRKDVLSGIRPTISDDSLPEYVSIMEDCWQTTAALRPTFREVTPRLEALQQSL; translated from the exons ATGTCACCACGTCAACCTAGATCAGTAATTCTTCTTATCATACTCTATTGTCATCAACAGTTGTGCCAAAACGTCGACGACGACGAACCAAATTGCGCCACTCTCGTTTCTTGTCCAACATTTAGAGACTCCCAAAACATAAACAAGTGGTCTGAGCCAAGCCAATGCATCGACGCATCGACCAACTTTCCTCGAGCCAGAAGTGACCACGCCTCAGCTGTTTACACCCGAGGACCCCTCAACGATTCCAACGCAGATAACAATCAGCGCATGGTGATGTTCGGAGGCGGCGTATACGGCCAGAATGCAAGCGATCTGGTTACTTTTGGTGACACATGGCTGTACTACCCGTCGATCAATTCCTGGTTTGCACCCGAATATGACATTCATCCTTCTAACAGAGTCGACCACACTATGACGACACTGTGCGACACTAAGGTCATTCTGTTTGGCGGAGTCGACACGAATAACACTGTGATGAACGACACCTGGTTGTTCAACGGCGTTACAGAAACATGGAAGGAGCTACAGCCTTCTGTGCGCTCAATCGGCATAACTCCACGACATTTCCACTCCGCAGTGGCGCTCTACCAACCCGACAGTCACTGCAAGTGTAACCGCTCGCTCATTGTTTACGGTGGCCGAAGAAACGCTACAGGAGATCTCAAATATGCTCAAGTCGCCGACTATAGACAACTATGGGAGCTGAGATGCGTCGACGATTCCGATAATCGAGACGTTTACGAATGGATCGTTCACGAACGCCGCGGGGACGGCCCGAGTTCGCGCCTAGAACCAAGCGTCGTCTCATTCGGAGACTCGACAATGTATTTCTGGGGTGGTGTCCGCGAGAATCTCTTCAAGCCGTCAGATGTGTGGCGCTACGAGCTCGTGTCAAACAATTGGACTCTCATCACGGCCTATACGTTTACTAAAAGCAGCACAGGAAAGATAACCGAAGGAACGGTCGGTGGAGCACAAATTGCCGTTCCCTTTTGGTTCAAAAACAGACGTGTGGGTCTGACGACGACAGTACAGAGTCCCAATAAACAGTACTTTCTCGACGTCGATACGGGAGAGCAAAtcgtttcttcttcttttagAAATTCGACGACGCAAGTTGTTGCTAGCTATTATCTGTACTCGAGTGTGTTGATTGGCAGGGTCGTTCTTGTTTACGGAGGCTACTCTGCTACATTCGGATACAACGACAGAGTGTGGAACCTGACAATTACGTCGGATCAGTGGAATTTTGTGCCTAATCCGTATCCGCAGAAGACCCCACGTGCAAGGGTTCTACTTCCTAGCAATGCCGTCGTTGTTGGAGATTCAATATACCTGTTTGGTGGGCTATTTTACCTCACGTATTACAGCGAGCTTGTTCCGCACGATGTGTGGACTTTCAGCATGAAATCGAGGGCTTGGTATCGAAGTTGGGTGTCGTTCAATCCTCCCTCGCGCATGCTGGCTGCTTTAGGTGTTGTCAACGATTCGGTTGTGGTTGTCTTTGGTGGGACAGTGACGGATTCATACGACGATCTTATCAACTCTTCTCTAGTCAAGAGCGCTAGTAATGAGACCTGGGCTTACTATACGAATTCTCGCCGTTGGGTGCGACTGGAAAGTGGGCTATACCCTACAGGCCGTGTTGCGTCAAATTTTGTTTCAATGCCTAACGATTCGTTGCTGATGTATGGCGGAAATATTCCCGGTCAGTTACCTTCGAATGAGCTTTGGAGATTTGATTTATGCGATCATTACTTCTCTGCTACTATGCAGAGATGCGACGGATGGACGAGACTTGGTCCTAATGGGGATGCTAACGAGATCTGGCCAAGTAGTGGACAGTACTACGCAACGTCAAAACTGGACAACTCTTTGATTATGTTTAAATTTATGAAAGATCAAAATAATCTTGAAATTTGGAAATTTAATATGACAAACGGGAAATGGATGAAACGTAAAATCGAGAGTGTTCCTATTTCACTCCTGACACCAGGTTTTATCTATTCGACGTCTTACCAGAGAAAACTTCTTGTTGTCAAACAAAACGTTTCGATACCGTCTTGGATTCAAGGTGAGACACCTCTAGGTGGTGGAGTTGTGCTTTCGTATTCCGATATCAACCCGCAATGGTTGACCCACTCTGAGGGTCCATCAGTGGGTGTAGGAGCTATGGTGGCATACAGGAACAAGGTCATTGTTGTTGGTTTAAGAAATGACAACAGTCACAATACGGCCACCAATAAGCTGTTCGTATCTGTTATGACTCCGCGGTGCTCTGCTGGTTACTTTACAAAAGACTGGTTTGCCAACGATTGCGTCATTTGTCCGGCTGGAGAGTATGCTGAGTCCGGCTCTCTACAGTGCTCCAGGTGTCCAGCGGGTCGCACAACGTTCACTACTCCAGCCACTTCTGTCGACGATTGCCAGTGCGACGACACTTACTGCTTGAATGGCAAGTGCCACGTCGTGTTGAACAGCTCTCAATCTGCTATGTGTCAATGCACCTTTGGCTACGCGGGAACTCGTTGTCAAATAAACCATCTACAATTCATTGTCCTTGGGGTGTGTATCGCATTCTTCATCGTCGCAATTATTACCGCTCTTCTCATTCGAAAGTGTATCAGCTACAAGCGAGGTCAGGTTAAAGCCGAAGAAAAGCTTTACGAAGCAGAGGAAGAGCTCACTTCTTTGCGAAAGGCTTGGTCTATAGCAAGCGAGGAAATTACTCTAAATGAGAGCATTGGAGCTGGATCGTTTGGGACAGTCAGTACCGCTTACTACAGAGACATGATTGTAGTTGTAAAAAAGCTACGCGAAGATCTAATACTACTTGTTGGCGAGGAAGAGGACTTTGCGAAAGAAGTTGAGTTCATGCAGAGCATTCGTCATCCCAACATAGTCCTGTTTTTCGGGGCGGGCAAAGATGCGGACAACACTCCCTTCCTTATTCTCGAGCATGCTCCGAGAGGATCTCTCAGAGACGTTCTAAACGACACTTCGATTGTCGTCGATAAAACTAGACGCGTTTCGTTCGCATTCGACACGGCAAAGGGAATGAAATTTCTACACGGTCTAAGACCCAAGCGAATTCACAGAGATCTGAAGAGTTCCAACCTTCTTGTTAGCCAAGGATGGACGGTTAAGATTGCCGATTTTGGTACAGCGCGAGTAATCTCAACCAAGAGAAAGATTGCAAACTTCTTTTCGTCTAAGAAGCGTTCTTCCGTCAGAAGACGAAGTACTCTGAAAGATGACGATTGTGTCGAGTTACAGAACAAAAGGAAGGAAGACTTAACCGAGCCTTTGTTGACATCGAACGTCGGAACAGTGTTGTGGCAAGCTCCAGAGACAATAGGCCACAACACACGTTACGGGCAGCCGTCAGACGTATACAG TTATGGTATTGTCATGTGGGAGATCATGACGCGTAGGATACCTTACGACGATCGTCCAGTTACGTTTGTTCACCAGCTGCGAAAAGACGTCCTCTCTGGCATTCGCCCAACTATCTCTGACGACAGCCTCCCAGAGTACGTGTCTATCATGGAAGACTGCTGGCAGACAACGGCCGCACTACGTCCTACATTCAGAGAAGTCACACCTCGTCTAGAAGCACTTCAGCAATCTCTGTAA
- the LOC134187797 gene encoding uncharacterized protein LOC134187797: MELSNDKKTVLLEERETSNCNRSRRHKVKPWKILCALSLIFSTVFIAAFSGGYFTGKDSVATKTNEEFQGQTHRAYQVHYDGKSHVIAAFRGSIPVEKFVQERSIVVDGRLVSAPGNPLLTPKGTSQIFVYQYESKVSLIWTATGKNYGETVDDPSFSGEGEYTVTSNGLRGELVQLKDGYHQNYERMPIPDTFSIGLNWGSVSSFGFVITIDDPISVNATIHFSKQSGEKQALNIRGGYEFDTEIPELPSPEAPLNIRAYTKQFSTNNIPVSETETLLLNPCPTSNLTIVKIGSDRRRRRSMNVRSNPGTAFIVSDPVTKEVLHRVELRRDDRHGGRNGSLCWRVENHVWGVEASFCSLSYETLYNGIGNATGEDGKSTMMLNVHYRLLTKSMRSGAENEWKHGTFLVFDFRPDTLIENQSHRSGRSLLFLLKKSAEHHQQREHDTTKEEPKYVVDAVQVSCLVVYYDDPDIGSTNYRRRLLGTCGCKQSLQIRTKCIKGAATCGTTLADASFQSNAVEKSASSVQTDRRRRFSIKNAISSFIHRHFSHHTQGKVEGNTISSYSNIGRYGASVSDLTVEDNTVTACSSAVDECAGAECF, translated from the exons ATGGAACTCAGCAATGACAAGAAAACGGTTCTTTTAGAAGAACGCGAGACGAGCAATTGCAATCGATCTCGAAGGCACAAAGTCAA GCCCTGGAAGATCCTGTGCGCACTGAGCTTAATCTTCTCGACGGTCTTTATTGCAGCATTTTCTGGAGGCTATTTCACCGGAAAAGACAGTGTCGCGACAAAGACAAACGAGGAATTTCAAGGTCAAACACACAGAG CGTATCAAGTGCATTATGACGGTAAAAGTCACGTCATTGCGGCGTTTCGCGGCAGCATTCCGGTCGAGAAGTTCGTGCAAGAGCGCAGCATTGTGGTGGACGGTCGCTTGGTGAGCGCTCCGGGCAATCCGCTTCTAACACCAAAAGGAACAAGCCAGATATTTGTATACCAG TATGAAAGCAAGGTCAGCCTTATTTGGACCGCCACGGGAAAGAACTACGGCGAGACGGTCGATGATCCCTCTTTCTCAGGAGAAGGTGAGTACACGGTGACATCCAACGGTTTGAGAGGCGAGTTAGTCCAGTTGAAGGACGGTTATCATCAGAACTACGAGCGTATGCCCATTCCCGATACCTTCTCGATTGGATTGAATTGGGGAAGTGTGAGTAGCTTCGGTTTTGTCATCACAATCGATGATCCGATCTCTGTTAACGCAACCATTCATTTTTCCAAACAATCCGGTGAGAAACAGGCACTAAACATTCGCGGTGGATACGAGTTTGACACCGAGATTCCGGAGCTTCCGTCTCCAGAAGCTCCCCTGAACATCAGAGCCTACACAAAGCAG TTTTCAACCAACAACATACCCGTTAGCGAAACGGAGACCCTCTTACTCAATCCTTGTCCGACATCAAATCTGACTATAGTCAAAATCGGTTCCGACCGTCGACGACGTCGTTCCATGAACGTCCGAAGCAATCCAGGAACCGCATTTATTGTGTCGGACCCGGTAACTAAGGAAGTCCTACACAGAGTCGAACTGCGTCGAGATGATCGCCACGGAGGACGGAACGGCAGCCTGTGCTGGAGAGTTGAGAATCACGTGTGGGGTGTCGAGGCGTCTTTCTGTTCTCTCTCCTACGAGACGCTCTATAACGGCATTGGAAACGCAACCGGAGAAGATGGCAAATCGACGATGATGCTAAACGTACACTATCGTCTCTTGACGAAGAGCATGCGCAGTGGCGCTGAGAACGAATGGAAGCATGGCACGTTTCTG GTTTTCGATTTCAGACCAGATACTCTAATTGAAAACCAAAGTCACAGAAGTGGGAGGAGTCTGCTTTTTCTATTGAAGAAGTCAGCAGAGCATCACCAACAACGTGAACACGACACGACAAAAGAAGAACCTAAGTACGTAGTGGATGCAGTCCAAGTCTCATGCCTAGTTGTCTATTATGATGACCCGGATATCGGCAGCACCAATTACag GAGGCGACTTCTTGGAACTTGCGGATGCAAACAGTCATTGCAAATTAGAACCAAGTGTATCAAAGGCGCTGCCACGTGCGGCACTACTCTTGCTGATGCGTCTTTTCAGTCCAACGCGGTTGAGAAATCAGCGTCTTCTGTCCAGACGGACCGACGACGTCGTTTTTCCATCAAGAACGCGATTTCCTCATTCATTCATCGACATTTCAGTCACCATACCCAAGGCAAGGTGGAAGGGAATACTATATCTAGCTATTCTAATATTGGAAGGTATGGAGCCTCCGTGTCCGACCTGACAGTCGAAGACAACACCGTTACGGCTTGTTCATCAGCAGTCGACGAGTGCGCAGGTGCCGAATGTTTCTGA